A window from Desulfurispora thermophila DSM 16022 encodes these proteins:
- a CDS encoding YeiH family protein has product MAQTQTERVQSQSLSTQITKAIPGLVLVLLVAIAAMWAEGYVKENFKKVYEIAHLNYVLLAIIFGMLIRNTVGVPAQLEPGLQYSTILTKTGIVVMGTKYTLTSLLKVGTTSMIFIAVTLFGTVALMFWLRKYFKMTDSLAGCLASGFSICGVSATVATGPAVKAKGQEMAYTIATILIFGLLALFTFPALGHLFGLNENQFGAWVGVGIVNSAQVLAAGMAYGQDAGLMAGIYNMGRVVLLPFVVLYVVMLVLRNDIKSAGEINKTQFIVDKFPVFIIAFLVAVLANTAGLFSKEEVKMANTFMTWAFTLGFASIGLTTKFSDMKAAGKDGIVLGFIVGFVKAAFALLVVKFVLPL; this is encoded by the coding sequence TTGGCCCAGACTCAAACCGAGCGGGTGCAAAGTCAAAGTTTGAGCACACAAATCACCAAAGCCATTCCCGGCCTGGTGCTGGTCTTGCTGGTAGCCATCGCCGCCATGTGGGCAGAGGGTTACGTAAAAGAAAACTTCAAAAAGGTTTACGAAATTGCCCACTTAAATTACGTTTTGCTGGCCATCATTTTTGGTATGCTAATTCGCAACACTGTGGGTGTTCCCGCCCAGCTTGAGCCCGGTCTGCAATATTCCACCATTTTAACCAAGACAGGGATCGTGGTTATGGGTACTAAATACACCCTGACCTCTCTGTTAAAAGTAGGTACCACCAGCATGATTTTTATCGCTGTCACTCTGTTTGGCACCGTGGCCCTGATGTTCTGGCTGCGCAAATATTTCAAAATGACCGACTCGCTGGCCGGGTGCCTGGCTTCCGGGTTTTCCATCTGCGGTGTATCCGCCACTGTAGCTACCGGACCTGCGGTAAAAGCAAAAGGCCAGGAAATGGCCTACACCATCGCTACTATTTTAATCTTTGGTCTTTTAGCCCTGTTCACCTTCCCCGCTCTGGGACATTTATTCGGTCTGAATGAGAACCAGTTTGGCGCCTGGGTGGGTGTTGGTATTGTTAACTCCGCCCAAGTGCTGGCTGCCGGTATGGCTTATGGCCAGGATGCCGGCTTGATGGCCGGTATTTACAACATGGGCCGCGTGGTTCTGCTGCCCTTCGTCGTACTGTATGTAGTTATGCTGGTTCTGCGCAACGACATCAAGTCTGCCGGCGAGATTAACAAGACCCAGTTTATTGTGGACAAGTTCCCTGTGTTTATCATTGCCTTCTTGGTTGCTGTGCTGGCAAACACGGCCGGCCTGTTCAGCAAAGAAGAGGTCAAAATGGCCAATACCTTTATGACCTGGGCCTTTACCCTGGGCTTTGCCAGCATCGGCCTGACCACAAAGTTCTCCGACATGAAAGCC